In Sphingobacterium zeae, one genomic interval encodes:
- a CDS encoding murein hydrolase activator EnvC family protein: protein MNFKKTILGIAVFLFMIGISSAQTRAELEKQREKLNREIAELQNTVKEIAKEKSLTQQQVTALSKQINLREQKINTITSEVAVINRHINANTAAVSKLKAELEKMKRDYEKMVMFAFRNRNAYNKLMFIFASKDFNQGFRRVKYLQQFNDSRKLKAADIENTKKQIEQKIAQLQADRNKQVALMKEQENEKRTISQQRSVYSGQLSELIVTERGVKKDITQKQKEERRINAAIKEIIRREIEAERRRAEAARRAAEAAAERNRKANEPTTNTKNKNAASSKSSNTARKSDSEVLRSTPEAVKLSNDFRSNRGSLPWPVSNAKIMQEFGSESVGRNVNWDHETVKIQTSSGAAVKAVFNGEVLSIVSMMGQRIVMIKHGEYFTVYMNLAGVNVSKGQKISTGQTIGTADVDSDTGVPMVEFSVLQGTTPLNPMSWLAR from the coding sequence ATGAACTTTAAAAAGACAATACTTGGTATAGCTGTTTTCCTATTCATGATTGGGATTTCATCGGCGCAAACTCGAGCTGAACTTGAAAAGCAGCGTGAGAAGCTCAATCGTGAAATTGCTGAATTACAAAATACGGTCAAAGAAATTGCGAAAGAAAAATCATTGACCCAACAACAGGTGACAGCATTGAGTAAGCAGATTAATTTGCGCGAGCAGAAGATAAATACCATTACATCTGAAGTAGCTGTGATTAATAGACATATTAATGCCAATACGGCTGCAGTGAGTAAATTAAAGGCTGAATTGGAGAAGATGAAACGTGACTATGAGAAGATGGTTATGTTTGCTTTCAGAAATCGGAACGCATACAATAAATTGATGTTTATTTTTGCATCGAAAGATTTCAATCAAGGGTTTAGAAGGGTAAAGTATTTACAGCAGTTCAACGATTCTAGAAAGCTCAAAGCTGCAGACATCGAAAATACAAAGAAGCAGATTGAACAGAAAATTGCTCAGTTGCAAGCTGATCGCAACAAACAGGTTGCTTTAATGAAAGAGCAGGAAAATGAAAAGAGAACCATATCGCAACAGAGATCGGTTTATTCAGGGCAACTAAGCGAATTGATTGTTACAGAGCGTGGCGTGAAAAAAGATATTACGCAAAAACAAAAAGAGGAGCGTCGTATCAATGCAGCCATTAAGGAAATTATTCGAAGAGAAATTGAGGCTGAACGTCGCCGGGCTGAAGCTGCGCGCCGTGCTGCTGAAGCTGCAGCTGAACGAAACCGTAAAGCAAATGAGCCTACCACGAATACAAAAAATAAAAATGCTGCAAGTTCGAAAAGCAGCAATACCGCTCGAAAATCAGACTCTGAAGTCTTGCGTAGCACACCGGAAGCTGTTAAACTTTCGAATGATTTTAGATCTAATCGCGGTAGTTTACCTTGGCCTGTTTCCAATGCGAAGATCATGCAAGAGTTTGGTTCTGAAAGTGTCGGTAGAAATGTCAATTGGGATCATGAGACGGTTAAAATACAAACGTCGAGCGGTGCAGCTGTGAAAGCAGTGTTTAATGGAGAAGTGTTAAGTATAGTTTCAATGATGGGGCAGCGTATTGTCATGATTAAACATGGGGAATACTTTACAGTGTATATGAATTTGGCAGGTGTAAATGTTTCAAAAGGACAGAAAATAAGCACAGGACAAACCATAGGGACAGCTGATGTGGACTCCGATACTGGGGTTCCGATGGTAGAGTTTTCTGTATTACAAGGAACGACACCACTCAACCCAATGTCATGGTTGGCTAGATAA
- the tatA gene encoding twin-arginine translocase TatA/TatE family subunit: MSTSLLIMGIGGQELIVIVVILLLLFGGKKIPELMRGLGKGVKEFKDGQKEDSPTEKKTEVEDNK; encoded by the coding sequence ATGTCAACATCATTATTAATCATGGGAATCGGGGGGCAAGAGTTAATTGTCATTGTCGTAATATTGTTACTATTATTTGGTGGCAAGAAGATTCCCGAATTGATGCGCGGGTTGGGTAAGGGCGTTAAGGAGTTTAAAGATGGCCAAAAAGAGGACTCTCCAACAGAGAAAAAAACTGAGGTAGAAGATAATAAATAA
- a CDS encoding LysM peptidoglycan-binding domain-containing protein, whose translation MIGKQALFSLLGGVCFVLPIKAQESAVEGMKEAAQNFFQKSIEKEKQEIYQYLDSIKSTGNNGQQHSEITDEDIQLVRKLKAIEREVPLDYSPRVKELVAKYTSDNYNPYMCRMMGLGQYYFPLFDKILDEVGVPRELKYLSVVESSLNPRDISSAGATGLWQLMYYEAKTYHLTVDSYTDQRMDPIASSYAIAKILKEAYEEYGDWLLAIASYNGGKGAVSRAIQRSGKDKATFWDVAPYLTQQTQNYIPKFIAMTYAMKYADENNINAADTELSLRTQVLDINKRISLSQIADALQVSKETLRALNPSFKKNVLNGTEDAPLRLVLPVVDKKIATEELYAALNTPVAPSNAIQNENIVQALLNGKYKVKVGETFASIADKFDVTVQDIKSWNNLRGNQIVPGQNLLIKKENDFVNTKLARNTERSAKKSKQHVANTTRTAYYVVKKGDTLSEIADKNGTSVGRLKSENDLSGSRIKPGMKLKVSKK comes from the coding sequence ATGATCGGAAAACAGGCGTTATTTTCATTACTCGGAGGGGTATGCTTTGTGCTGCCGATTAAGGCCCAAGAAAGCGCTGTAGAAGGTATGAAAGAAGCAGCACAAAACTTCTTTCAAAAAAGCATCGAAAAGGAAAAACAGGAGATTTACCAATACCTAGATAGTATAAAATCTACGGGAAATAACGGACAGCAGCATTCGGAAATAACAGACGAAGATATACAGCTGGTTCGGAAATTGAAGGCAATAGAACGAGAGGTCCCGCTAGACTACTCGCCTCGGGTAAAAGAGCTGGTAGCGAAATACACCTCAGACAATTATAATCCTTATATGTGTAGAATGATGGGATTAGGACAATACTATTTTCCATTGTTTGATAAAATTTTGGATGAGGTAGGTGTACCACGCGAACTTAAATACCTAAGTGTAGTTGAATCATCCCTAAATCCGCGCGATATTTCCAGTGCAGGAGCGACAGGTTTATGGCAGTTAATGTATTACGAAGCCAAAACTTATCACCTTACTGTAGACAGTTATACCGACCAGCGTATGGATCCGATCGCTTCCAGCTATGCAATTGCAAAGATTTTAAAAGAAGCCTATGAGGAATATGGCGATTGGCTATTAGCGATAGCATCCTATAATGGCGGTAAAGGAGCCGTTAGCCGCGCAATTCAACGCTCAGGAAAGGATAAGGCAACTTTTTGGGATGTTGCACCTTATTTGACACAACAAACCCAAAACTATATCCCTAAATTTATCGCTATGACCTATGCGATGAAGTATGCAGATGAAAATAATATCAATGCGGCAGATACCGAACTTTCATTAAGAACGCAGGTCTTGGATATCAATAAGCGGATATCATTGAGCCAAATAGCAGATGCATTACAGGTGTCTAAAGAAACATTACGCGCATTAAATCCTAGTTTTAAAAAGAATGTATTAAACGGTACCGAGGATGCCCCGTTGCGGTTAGTTTTACCTGTAGTGGACAAGAAAATTGCTACAGAGGAGTTGTATGCAGCACTTAATACGCCAGTCGCCCCGTCAAATGCAATCCAAAATGAAAACATAGTGCAGGCCCTACTCAATGGAAAGTATAAAGTGAAAGTTGGCGAAACATTTGCATCCATCGCTGATAAGTTTGACGTGACAGTTCAGGATATAAAATCCTGGAATAATCTGCGCGGCAATCAAATTGTTCCTGGACAAAACCTACTAATAAAAAAGGAGAATGATTTTGTAAATACAAAATTAGCCCGTAATACAGAGCGATCTGCAAAGAAAAGCAAACAACATGTAGCTAATACCACACGTACAGCTTACTATGTCGTAAAGAAAGGCGATACATTATCTGAGATTGCAGATAAAAATGGAACTTCAGTGGGGCGGCTTAAAAGTGAAAACGATTTGAGCGGCAGCCGGATAAAACCAGGTATGAAATTGAAAGTCTCAAAAAAATAA
- a CDS encoding phosphoribosyltransferase family protein: protein MSSKKTLILNKEQIKQKSIRIAYQILEDNFEDETLVLVGIADRGYVFAQRLQAILQDISDKEILLIKVTMKKTSRSLSANTDLAVDIAKDKTIILVDDVLNSGRALAYGLGVFLNVPLKKMRTAVLIDRSHHKFPIFSDYYGTKLSTILREHVTVTLEEFDNEEDAAWLI from the coding sequence ATGTCTTCAAAGAAAACGCTCATCTTAAATAAAGAACAAATAAAACAAAAATCTATTCGGATTGCCTATCAGATATTGGAAGACAATTTTGAAGATGAAACGCTCGTATTGGTAGGTATTGCTGACCGCGGCTATGTATTTGCTCAACGTCTTCAAGCAATTTTGCAGGACATTTCGGACAAAGAGATTCTATTGATTAAGGTCACAATGAAGAAGACCAGCAGGTCATTAAGCGCAAACACAGACTTAGCTGTTGACATTGCAAAAGATAAGACAATTATCCTTGTTGACGATGTACTTAATAGTGGCCGAGCACTAGCTTATGGGCTGGGTGTATTTTTGAATGTACCGTTAAAAAAAATGAGAACTGCTGTATTAATTGATAGAAGCCACCATAAATTCCCAATATTTAGCGATTACTACGGCACAAAGCTTTCTACGATATTACGGGAGCACGTAACTGTTACGCTCGAAGAATTTGACAATGAAGAGGATGCAGCATGGTTAATTTAA
- a CDS encoding C40 family peptidase yields MKTKKFIASMLFIGLCLVSQAQTNRNSKPESDPDNLAKEYFSQIMGVAVSATTNTKLYQFVYEWLGTPYRLGGDSKRGIDCSKFSYELYDKVFNTSLGYNSRNQYSQVKTVEKNELKAGDLVFFKIRSRSITHVGVYIGDNKFAHASSSKGVMISNLDEPYWRRYYYNGGRLPEDNRTLTAEIIKAEKDNKLN; encoded by the coding sequence ATGAAAACAAAGAAATTTATAGCGTCAATGCTATTTATCGGCTTATGTCTAGTGTCGCAGGCACAAACCAACAGAAACTCCAAACCAGAATCAGATCCTGACAACTTAGCGAAGGAATACTTTTCACAAATCATGGGAGTTGCAGTATCAGCAACAACAAACACCAAACTTTATCAATTTGTTTATGAATGGCTAGGTACTCCTTACCGTTTAGGAGGAGATTCAAAGAGAGGCATTGATTGTTCAAAATTTTCTTACGAGTTATACGACAAAGTGTTCAACACATCGCTGGGGTATAATAGTAGAAATCAATACTCCCAAGTAAAAACTGTCGAAAAGAATGAGCTTAAAGCTGGTGATTTGGTATTCTTCAAAATCAGAAGTAGAAGTATTACCCATGTAGGGGTTTATATCGGAGATAATAAATTTGCACATGCATCTTCTAGTAAAGGTGTCATGATCAGCAACCTAGATGAGCCATACTGGCGACGTTATTACTACAATGGAGGTCGCTTACCAGAAGATAATAGAACGCTTACTGCGGAGATAATCAAAGCAGAAAAAGATAATAAATTGAATTAA
- the thrA gene encoding bifunctional aspartate kinase/homoserine dehydrogenase I has protein sequence MKVLKFGGTSVGTVESLKAVLGIVKKSYDAKEKPLVVLSAMSGVTNLLTQLAEDAAEGKSFSEGLKSLEDRHFTVVKELLAVKYQNPVFTKLKLFFNEIEDLLQGIFALKELSYQSKDLILSYGERCSNYMVSKVMEQYVPESLFVDASHYVKTDSNFGNAHLNETLTEQLVKSLYISHGDKLLFVTGFIGSNENGRITTLGRGGSDYTAAIFGSILDAAAIEIWTDVNGMLTADPRIVKKAFSLPVLSYTEAMELSYFGAKVIYPPTMIPAFLKKIPIVIRNTFEPDFSGTVIQFDSGKTALPIKGISSISDISVINLSGSGMIGKSGFSGRLFTLLAREQINVVLITQSSSEHSITFAVNPSDAKRAIQLIEVEFELEIQANKLIVPAIEDNLSVLAIVGENMKKTPGMSGRLFAALGRNGINVRAIAQGSSEYNISVIIGKEDLAKALNAVHDAFFAELKKTLHVFNIGTGNIGATLFKQLESQHDFLLDKNDIEIKVVGISNSRKMLFNTEGVDLTNWSNELDKNGTESDLALFIDRMKALNLPNCVFIDNTASKLPATYYEDIFKSNISIVTCNKIANSGKYEQYKTLRDTAHRHGVDFFYETNVGAGLPIVRVLKDLMLSGDRIVKIEAILSGTISYIFNNFKADASFYDVVKQAQELGYTEPDPRDDLGGIDFMRKMLILARDAGYPVEAEDVDLGSILPPACLKAESVDAFYAELQRENDYFEAMKKKAEDENKVIRYIGKLESGKVSIAIQFVDENHPFYALSGSDNIISFTTERYKERPLVVKGPGAGAEVTAAGVFADLVNVGA, from the coding sequence ATGAAAGTTTTAAAATTTGGAGGCACATCAGTCGGTACAGTAGAAAGCTTAAAGGCAGTCCTGGGCATCGTGAAGAAATCTTATGATGCAAAGGAAAAACCATTGGTTGTGTTGTCAGCTATGTCGGGTGTGACAAATTTGCTTACGCAGTTAGCTGAAGACGCTGCAGAAGGAAAATCCTTTTCAGAGGGATTGAAATCCTTGGAAGATAGGCACTTTACAGTAGTAAAAGAACTTCTGGCTGTGAAATATCAAAATCCTGTATTTACAAAGCTGAAATTATTTTTTAATGAAATAGAAGATCTTCTTCAAGGAATTTTTGCACTTAAAGAGCTGAGCTATCAAAGCAAAGATTTGATATTAAGCTACGGCGAGCGTTGTTCGAATTATATGGTATCTAAAGTGATGGAACAATATGTTCCAGAATCATTATTTGTGGATGCTTCTCACTATGTGAAAACTGATTCTAACTTTGGTAATGCGCATTTAAATGAAACATTGACCGAGCAATTAGTGAAATCACTATACATATCACATGGCGATAAATTATTGTTTGTGACGGGTTTTATCGGTAGTAACGAAAACGGTCGTATTACCACGCTAGGAAGAGGCGGTTCCGATTATACAGCAGCTATCTTCGGATCCATATTGGACGCAGCAGCCATTGAAATTTGGACAGACGTAAATGGCATGTTGACAGCGGATCCACGCATTGTAAAAAAAGCTTTTTCTTTACCTGTTTTATCATACACCGAGGCCATGGAATTGTCTTACTTTGGTGCTAAGGTGATTTATCCTCCTACCATGATCCCTGCTTTCTTGAAGAAAATTCCGATTGTTATTAGAAATACCTTTGAGCCTGATTTCTCCGGAACCGTCATTCAGTTTGATAGCGGCAAAACAGCGCTGCCAATAAAAGGAATTTCCTCTATATCGGATATTTCAGTTATCAATCTGAGTGGTTCAGGCATGATCGGTAAGTCGGGCTTTAGTGGAAGGCTTTTTACTCTATTGGCTAGAGAGCAAATCAATGTGGTGTTAATTACACAGTCATCTTCCGAACATAGCATCACATTTGCTGTAAACCCATCTGACGCCAAACGCGCGATACAATTGATCGAAGTGGAGTTTGAATTGGAGATCCAAGCCAATAAACTCATCGTTCCAGCGATTGAAGATAACCTTTCAGTCTTGGCCATCGTTGGCGAAAATATGAAAAAGACACCTGGTATGTCCGGTCGATTATTTGCCGCGCTAGGGAGGAATGGCATTAATGTTCGCGCTATAGCACAGGGCTCATCTGAATACAATATATCTGTTATTATAGGTAAGGAAGACCTGGCGAAGGCACTCAACGCTGTACATGACGCTTTTTTTGCCGAGCTAAAGAAAACCCTTCATGTGTTTAATATTGGTACGGGTAACATCGGCGCAACTTTATTTAAACAGCTGGAAAGTCAACATGATTTCCTACTGGATAAAAACGATATCGAAATTAAAGTCGTCGGAATTTCGAATAGCCGTAAGATGCTTTTTAATACCGAAGGTGTTGATTTAACTAATTGGTCTAATGAACTCGACAAAAATGGAACTGAATCAGACTTGGCCCTGTTTATTGACCGGATGAAGGCACTCAATCTGCCAAACTGTGTTTTTATAGATAATACCGCGAGCAAATTACCGGCAACCTATTATGAAGATATCTTTAAATCCAATATTTCGATCGTTACCTGCAATAAAATTGCGAACTCAGGTAAATATGAGCAATATAAAACACTCCGCGATACCGCTCATCGACACGGTGTGGACTTTTTTTATGAGACCAACGTAGGGGCGGGGCTACCGATCGTCCGCGTACTCAAAGACTTGATGTTGAGTGGCGATCGTATTGTCAAGATAGAAGCTATTTTATCTGGAACAATCTCGTATATCTTCAACAATTTTAAAGCTGATGCTTCTTTTTACGATGTTGTTAAACAGGCGCAGGAACTAGGATATACTGAACCAGATCCAAGGGACGACTTAGGCGGTATAGATTTTATGCGTAAAATGCTCATATTAGCTAGGGATGCCGGATATCCTGTCGAAGCCGAGGACGTAGACCTGGGTTCAATACTTCCGCCGGCATGTTTGAAAGCTGAATCCGTAGATGCGTTTTACGCAGAATTGCAGCGCGAAAATGATTATTTCGAAGCCATGAAGAAGAAAGCTGAAGATGAAAATAAAGTAATACGCTACATCGGAAAATTGGAAAGTGGAAAAGTATCGATTGCGATTCAGTTTGTTGATGAAAACCATCCTTTCTATGCCTTATCGGGTAGTGACAATATTATATCATTTACAACAGAGCGCTATAAAGAACGTCCTTTAGTAGTAAAAGGCCCGGGGGCTGGGGCTGAAGTAACAGCTGCGGGTGTATTTGCCGATTTAGTAAATGTTGGAGCATAA
- a CDS encoding homoserine kinase → MLSEVRVFAPATVANMICGFDILGFAVEAPGDEVVMRRTTQPGVTIRKITGDDGRLPLDPGKNTVSACVQYLLQALNISSKVGVEIELHKHMPIGSGLGSSAASTVAGLFAINTMLGNPLTKEELLPFCVEGERLACGTGHADNVAPALYGGITLIRGNEPLDVISIPSPKELVAAVVFPQVDVPTRDARQLIKDKVLLKDAVTQWGNIAGLVAALFKEDYDLIARSMKDVLIEPTRAILIPQFYEMKEIALKHGALSFGISGSGPSVVTITRDEKIAEDIADKIQTHLKENEIDSFGYVSRVNVEGPRILDQKFFKA, encoded by the coding sequence ATGCTGTCCGAAGTTCGTGTCTTTGCACCTGCAACTGTCGCCAATATGATCTGTGGTTTTGACATACTGGGCTTTGCAGTTGAGGCGCCAGGCGACGAGGTGGTTATGCGACGCACAACACAACCCGGGGTAACTATTCGTAAAATAACAGGCGACGATGGAAGATTGCCGCTCGATCCAGGTAAAAATACCGTTTCTGCCTGCGTTCAGTATTTATTACAGGCTCTGAATATTTCTTCAAAGGTCGGTGTGGAAATTGAATTACATAAACATATGCCTATCGGATCGGGATTAGGTTCTAGCGCAGCCAGCACCGTGGCAGGGCTTTTTGCCATCAATACCATGCTGGGTAACCCCTTGACAAAAGAAGAATTATTGCCATTCTGTGTCGAAGGTGAGCGCTTGGCCTGTGGTACGGGGCATGCTGATAATGTGGCACCAGCACTCTATGGAGGCATAACGTTAATTCGGGGAAATGAACCTTTGGATGTGATTTCCATTCCTTCGCCTAAAGAACTCGTTGCTGCAGTCGTTTTTCCACAGGTCGATGTTCCCACACGCGACGCTAGGCAACTTATTAAAGATAAAGTACTGTTAAAAGACGCCGTCACCCAGTGGGGTAATATCGCAGGATTGGTAGCTGCTTTGTTCAAAGAAGATTATGATCTCATTGCGCGAAGCATGAAAGACGTTCTTATCGAACCGACGCGCGCTATTTTAATCCCTCAATTTTATGAAATGAAAGAGATTGCTCTGAAACACGGTGCCTTAAGTTTCGGTATTTCTGGCTCTGGACCATCAGTTGTGACAATAACACGAGACGAAAAAATAGCAGAGGATATCGCAGACAAGATTCAAACTCATCTCAAAGAAAATGAAATTGATAGTTTTGGATACGTTTCCCGTGTTAATGTAGAAGGTCCACGCATATTAGATCAGAAGTTCTTTAAAGCATAG
- the thrC gene encoding threonine synthase, with amino-acid sequence MKFYSTNNKTLKVSFKDAVFNSLPADKGLYMPEAIPQLDPLFIKNIQQHSLQEIAFEVAYTLLGDDIPKEDLKQIVNDAINFDAPVKFLTDNTAVLELFHGPSYAFKDFGARFMSRVMGYFSQTDDKLLDVLVATSGDTGGAVALGFLGVEGTRVTILYPKGKVSEVQELQLTTNGQNIRAIEVEGTFDDCQALVKQAFNDSELNAVLRLTSANSINIARLIPQTFYYFYAYAQLKSQGINEVVFTVPSGNFGNIGAGLLAYKMGLPVKHFVAATNVNDTVPRFLSSGLYEPLPSVQTLSNAMDVGNPSNWIRIQDIFGGDVDELKSMLSSYTFTDEETERGMQKLFEESNYIACPHTAIAWLGARAYANEYPGHYASVFLSTAHPCKFPDAIAADVFEKIVLPKGAEDLQGREKLAEPLKVDFEAFKKYLINHN; translated from the coding sequence ATGAAATTTTATAGCACAAATAATAAAACATTAAAAGTTTCCTTTAAAGATGCGGTATTCAACTCGCTACCAGCAGACAAAGGGTTGTATATGCCGGAAGCGATCCCTCAATTGGATCCATTATTTATAAAGAATATTCAGCAGCATTCTTTACAGGAGATTGCATTTGAAGTCGCTTATACGCTCTTGGGGGATGATATTCCCAAAGAAGATTTAAAGCAAATCGTGAACGACGCGATTAACTTTGATGCTCCCGTAAAATTTTTGACCGACAACACAGCTGTGCTCGAACTTTTCCATGGGCCTTCTTACGCCTTTAAGGATTTTGGTGCTCGGTTTATGAGCAGAGTAATGGGGTATTTTTCGCAGACGGATGACAAATTACTGGATGTGCTTGTTGCGACATCTGGTGATACTGGTGGCGCTGTTGCCTTGGGATTTTTGGGTGTTGAGGGAACGCGCGTAACCATCTTATACCCCAAAGGTAAAGTGTCCGAGGTTCAGGAATTGCAATTGACTACAAATGGACAAAACATTCGTGCAATTGAAGTCGAAGGTACATTTGACGACTGCCAGGCATTAGTGAAACAGGCTTTTAATGATTCCGAACTAAATGCCGTCTTACGGTTGACTTCAGCCAATTCAATTAATATAGCACGATTAATCCCCCAGACATTCTATTACTTCTATGCGTACGCGCAATTGAAGTCGCAAGGAATTAATGAGGTCGTATTTACAGTGCCGAGCGGTAATTTTGGTAATATTGGGGCAGGCCTATTAGCTTATAAAATGGGGTTGCCTGTTAAACATTTTGTTGCGGCAACAAATGTTAATGATACCGTACCTAGATTTCTTTCATCAGGTTTATATGAACCCCTGCCTTCTGTACAAACATTGAGTAACGCAATGGATGTTGGAAACCCGAGCAACTGGATTCGTATACAGGATATCTTTGGAGGAGATGTGGACGAATTAAAAAGTATGTTATCTTCTTATACTTTTACAGACGAAGAAACAGAAAGAGGAATGCAGAAGTTATTTGAAGAATCGAACTATATCGCCTGTCCACATACAGCAATCGCATGGCTTGGCGCTCGTGCTTATGCAAATGAGTATCCTGGTCACTATGCTTCGGTTTTCTTATCTACTGCTCACCCCTGCAAATTCCCTGATGCAATCGCTGCAGATGTGTTTGAAAAGATAGTTCTGCCTAAAGGAGCAGAAGATTTGCAAGGAAGGGAAAAGTTAGCTGAACCTTTAAAAGTCGATTTTGAAGCATTTAAAAAATATCTAATCAACCATAATTAA
- a CDS encoding class I SAM-dependent rRNA methyltransferase — MKSVYLNKGKDKAAWQLHPWVFSGAIKSLSDKIEDGEVVGVYNAEREFIAYGLFHNSSRVAIRLLEWNPQTQIDAAWWRSRVQKAIAARQHLLQKDETNTVRLIFAEADFLPGLIADKYADFISIQVHSVGLEKVKSIIIDELNALLQPKGIYERSDLKSREHEGLPDTNGLLYGELPPEFVDVVENGIHFKVNIIDGQKSGFYCDQRENRQLTANYVSNKRVLDCFCYSGGFTLNSLKNGASEVISVDSSALAIETLEKNIIENGFEPSRHSAILSDVNKQLRKFIDEGEKFDLIVLDPPKYAPSRSALERASRAYKDLNRRGLMLLNSGGLLATFSCSGAMDMDTFKQVLAWAALDAGKEIQFIRQFHQPEDHPVRASFPEGEYLKGLLVRVL; from the coding sequence ATGAAATCAGTTTATTTGAATAAGGGTAAGGATAAAGCTGCGTGGCAATTGCATCCTTGGGTATTTTCTGGAGCAATTAAATCATTGTCCGATAAAATTGAAGATGGCGAAGTTGTTGGTGTTTACAATGCTGAACGTGAATTTATTGCCTATGGGTTATTTCACAATAGCTCGCGCGTAGCCATTCGTTTATTAGAATGGAATCCTCAAACGCAGATTGATGCAGCGTGGTGGCGTTCACGCGTCCAAAAGGCTATTGCGGCGCGACAGCATCTATTGCAGAAAGATGAGACGAATACTGTTCGTCTAATCTTTGCTGAAGCAGATTTTCTTCCTGGACTTATTGCAGATAAATATGCAGATTTTATATCTATCCAAGTTCACTCGGTTGGGCTTGAGAAAGTTAAATCAATTATTATCGATGAATTGAATGCTCTGCTGCAGCCGAAGGGAATTTATGAACGTAGCGATCTGAAATCCCGTGAACATGAGGGACTACCCGATACCAATGGGCTTTTGTATGGAGAACTTCCACCAGAATTTGTTGACGTTGTCGAAAATGGTATCCATTTTAAGGTGAACATTATTGATGGACAAAAATCCGGATTCTATTGCGACCAACGAGAAAACCGTCAGCTCACAGCCAACTACGTTTCTAATAAGCGAGTTCTGGATTGTTTTTGCTATTCTGGTGGCTTTACATTGAATAGCCTGAAAAACGGGGCATCAGAAGTCATTTCCGTAGATAGTTCTGCGCTGGCTATTGAAACCCTGGAAAAGAATATCATTGAAAATGGTTTTGAACCTAGTCGACATAGCGCAATATTGTCTGATGTAAACAAGCAATTGCGTAAATTCATTGATGAAGGGGAAAAATTTGATCTTATTGTCTTGGATCCACCGAAATATGCACCCTCTCGATCTGCATTGGAAAGAGCGTCAAGGGCGTATAAAGACCTCAATCGCCGCGGTTTGATGTTGTTAAATAGTGGTGGTTTGTTAGCAACATTTTCTTGTTCAGGTGCGATGGATATGGATACCTTCAAACAAGTGCTTGCTTGGGCAGCGTTGGACGCAGGTAAGGAAATTCAGTTCATCAGACAGTTTCATCAACCTGAAGACCATCCTGTGCGCGCCTCTTTTCCCGAAGGAGAATATCTGAAAGGATTATTGGTCCGCGTATTATAA